TCGCAGAAGGCGAGGGCATCGCGGTGGCCAGCGGCGGCACCCAAGTCCACCCTGCCGGCGTCGAACATGGCTACTACCTGGAACCCACGGTCCTGGACCGGGTCAACAACGCCGGCCGCATCGGCCAGGAAGAGATCTTCGGGCCGGTACTGGCAGTATCGACGTTCCGTGGCGCTGCGGAGGGCATCCGGATGGCCAACGACACCAAGTACGGGCTGGCTGCCAGCGTGTGGACGCAGGACATCACCAAGGCGCACACAGCCGCACGTGAACTCCGCGCCGGCACCGTCTGGGTGAACACCTTCGACGTCGCGGACATCATTACGCCCTTTGGCGGTTTTAAGGAATCCGGGTTCGGCAGGGACCGTTCCCTGCACGCCCTGGACGCCTACTCCGCACTGAAAACAACCTGGATCAACCTGGGCGACGCTGCCCTGGACGACTGAACCACCCAGCCTGAATTGAGACTCGATATGACTGCAACAACGCACGTTTCCGCCACGGAAACACAACTCCTCACGCCCGGAACCGCCCGCATCGGCTTCATCGGCCTCGGCAACATGGGCTCGGGCATGACGCGCAACCTCCAAGCCGCGGGCTTTCACCTGGTGGTCAACGATGTCCGCAAGGAATCCGCGGCCGAACTCCTAGCGAACGGAGCGGAGTGGGCGGAGGACGCAGCGGCAGTCGCCGCCGGCTCCGATGTCGTCATCACCATGCTCCCCACGCCCAAGCACGTGGAGACGGTGGCCATGGGGCCCGGCGGCATCCTTGCCGGGATGCCCGACGGCGGCACCTGGGTGGACATGTCCACCTCGGTTCCGGAGGTGGCCAACAGGGTTCGCGAGGCGGGCTCAGTCCGCGGCATCCGCGTCCTGGACGCACCCGTCAGCGGCATGTCCGTAGGCGCTGCGAACGGCATGCTGCAGATCTTCGTCGGTGGCGAGCCTGCCGACGTCGAACGTCTTCGTCCCGTGTTCGAAGCTATGGGCGATCCTGAACGGATACTGCACGTGGGCGGCCATGGCGCCGGCTACGCGGTGAAGCTCATGATCAACCAGCTGTGGTTCTCGCACCTGGTGGCCACCGCGGAGGTCCTGAGCACAGGCGTCAAGGCGGGTGTGGACCTGGAAGTCCTGAGGCAGGCGCTGATCGCCAGCCCGGCGAACTCCAACTTCGTCCAAAACGATGTCCTGTCCATCCTCAACCACGGCGACTACGACGAAGGCTTCGCGATCGCCTTGGCCTGCAAAGACCTTGGCTTGTCCGTGGACCTGGCCCGTTCCGTTGGAGTTCCCATGGAGTTGTCCGGCTTGGTGGAGCAGCTCTACCGCCGGGCCAAGGCTCTTTACGGCGACAAGGCCGGGGAGATGACCCCGGTAAAACTTTACGAAGACGCTATCGGCATCCAGTTGCGGACGCCCGTGCAGGCCTCCGGCAGCGCCACGGAAGGAGCTTGACCATCATGCAGACACGTATGCAGATCCACGCTGAACTGGCCTCCACGGAGCTGACGCTGGATCCGAAGCCCACCGCCTACTTTGGGCGGGGCCGCGTGGTTGAGATTGGAGGGATTGTCGCTGCCCTCGGCGCGAAATCCGCCCTGATTGTCACGGACCCTTTCCTTGCCACCACAGACGTCGTAGCGGCCGTGCGGGAGTCCCTGGAAGCAGCCGGGCTCTCCGTCAGCGTGTTTGACGGCGTCACGCCCAACCCGACCACCACGTGCGTGGATGCGGGTTCGGACCAGGCCGCGGCATCCGGAGTCGATGTACTGGTGCCTGTTGGCGGGGGATCGTCCATGGACGCAGCAAAGGGCATCTCGCTGGGTGCCGTGAACCCGGCCCGGGGAGCGGGACTGGACTACAGCAACCACTTTGAGAACCCGGCGCTGCCTATTGTTGCCGTGCCCACCACTGCCGGCACCGGTGCCGAGGTCAATGCTTTCGGGGTGGTCACGGATGTGGAAGCGCACCGCAAGTTCTATGTCGGCCACGAATCGGCGCTACCCAAGGCCGCGGTCCTGGATCCTGAGCTGACCCTTGGGCTGCCGCCGAAGGCTACCGCGGCCACCGGCATGGATGCGCTCACGCACGCCATTGAGTCCTACTCGTCCATCCGGCAGAACCCGTACTCGGACGGCATTGCCCTTCAGGTGGTCTCCATGGTGGCCGAGTTCCTGCCCCGCGCAGTGGCCGACGGCAGTGACATCGAGGCGCGTTCGCAGCTGCTCCTGGCCTCACACATTGCGGGCGTTGGCTTCTCCCACACCGGTCTGGGCCTGGTGCACGCCATCGCCCACCCGCTGGGCGGCCGTTTCAACATCCCGCATGGCCTGGCGCTGTGCCTGGTGATCGAGGACGTCCTTCGCCTCAACCTCCGCAACCGGCTTGACCGGACCGCGCGGCTCGCCTTCGCGCTGGGTGTCGGAGACACTGCGGCCACGGTCGAACAAAACGCGGATGCCGCCGTCGAGGCTGTTGCCACGCTGGCGCGGGAGGTGGGCATGACAGCCCGACTTACCGACTTCGGCGTGACTGAAGCCGACCTCGACTCCCTCGTGGAGGACACCTTGGCGGACTCGGTCATCAACAACACCCCGGTGCCGCCCACCGCCGTCGAAATCCGCACGATCCTCGAGAAAGCGCTCTAAGTGGAAAACACCCTGACTTTTGATACGTCCGCTCTGACAGGCGCCGAGCGGACGTTCGTCGAGTCCCTGCCCACGCAGCTTTACATCGACGGCCAGTGGACAGACGCGTCCGACGGCGGGACGTCCGTTGTTGAGGACCCCTCCACGGGCGCTGTGCTCACCAGGATCGCTGACGCGACTCCCGCTGACGGCCACCGTGCGTTGGAAGCTGCTGCCCGCGTCCAGGAATCCTGGGCGGCAACCCCGCCTCGCGAACGAGGAGAAATCCTCCGCAGGGCGTTCGAGCTGGTCACGGCCCGGGCCGAGGACTTCGCCCTGGCGATGACACTCGAGATGGGTAAGCCGTTGGCCGAGTCCCGGGGCGAAGTGGCGTACGGTGCCGAGTTCCTGCGCTGGTTCTCCGAGGAAGCGGTGCGGGTTTCGGGCCGCTACTCCACGGCACCGGACGGCAAGTCCCGTCTGCTCGTGACCAAGCGCCCGGTGGGCCCGTGCCTGTTCATCACCCCGTGGAATTTCCCGTTGGCCATGGCCACGCGGAAGATCGCCCCGGCCATTGCCGCCGGCTGCACCATGGTCCTCAAACCGGCCAACCTTACTCCGTTGACGGCCTTGTTGTTCACTCGGGTCCTGGAGGAAGCAGGCCTTCCGGCGGGCGTCCTGAACGTCATTCCCACCACCCGCCCGGGCGACGTTACGGGGCCGCTCATCCGGGACAGTCGCCTCCGGAAGCTCTCGTTCACCGGATCAACCGGCGTGGGGCAGCAGCTCATCGCTGACTCTGCGCATCAAGTGCTCCGGACTTCCATGGAACTGGGCGGCAACGCGCCGTTCCTGGTCTTCGAGGATGCGGACCTGGATGCAGCGATTGATGGCGCCATGGTGGCCAAGCTCCGGAACATGGGGGAGGCCTGCACAGCGGCGAACCGGTTCATTGTCCACGAATCGCTGGCTAGTGAGTTCAGCGAGCGTTTGGCGGAGCGGATGTCTTCTTTGGTGTTGGGGCGCGGGTCCGCGGATGGCACCAACATCGGGCCGCTCATTGATGCCAAGAGTCGCGCGAAGGTGGACGAACTGGTGACTGATGCCGTTGACTGCGGCGCGACAGTTTTGACTGGTGGGGCTCCATCGGACGGGGAGGGCTACTTCTACCCGCCCACCGTGCTGACGAACGTTCCCGCCTCAGCCCGGATCCTGCATGAGGAGGTGTTCGGTCCTGTGGCGCCCGTGGTCAGTTTCTCCACCGAGGATGAAGCGATCGCTTTGGCGAACGACACCGAGTACGGCCTGGTGGCCTACGCCTACACGCGGGACCTCAACCGCGGTATCCGGCTGTCCGAGAAAGTGGACGTGGGCATGTTCGGACTCAACACAGGCATCGTGTCCAACCCGGCGGCGCCGTTTGGCGGTGTGAAGCAATCCGGCCTTGGCCGCGAAGGTGGCACCGAGGGCATCGAGGAGTTCCTGGAGACCCGCTACATCGGTATCGCGGACCCCTCCTGATGCTTCGTTTACTTGTGACGGGCGGCACCAGCGGGATCGGTGCCGCCCTGGTCAGGGAGTCCTTGCGGGCCGGGCATTCGGTGTTCGCCACGGGCCGTGACCCTGTGAAACTCGCAGCGTTCCTTGAGACATGCTCCGGCCTGGGTCATGTTGGTGGTGTGGTGGCAGATGCCGGCGACTGGGAGCAGACCCGGGATGCCGTTTCCGCAGCGCATGAGTTCCTTGGCGGCATCGACGTCGCCGTGGCAAACGCCGGGTTCTCCGCGGCCGGTGATCTCTCCGACGGCGACCCGGACCAATGGCGGCACATGGTCCTCACCAACGTCTACGGCCCCGCAATCCTGGCCAAGGCCGCCCTGCCGCAACTCCTGGAGAACCGTGGACACATGGTACTGATCGGCAGCACGGCAGGGAGGAAGGTATATCCCGGAAATCTGTACACCGCCACCAAATGGGCCGTGACCGGGTATGCGGAGTCACTTCGCCAACAGTTGGTGGGGACAGGAGTGCGGGTGCTCCACATCGCGCCGGGCCATGTAGACACCCCGCTGTGGAAAGAAGCACCGGATGCTCTCATCCCGCCCGAGTCCGTGGCTGGGACCATGCTGTGGGCTCTGACCCAGCCACCCGGCGTCGACGTTTCAGAAGTCATGGTCCGGGCGACCGGCCAGGCGTTCTAGCCCGCCTCAGGCCGCGCCTTTTTCCCTCAACGGGCGTAAAATTGCCTCACTGATTGGCACTCGCTTTTTCTCTCTCCGGTAGGGAAGGAGGTGGAAAACATGGGACGCAGAATGGAAGGCTTCGTCCATGTGACCGAGCGGCTGCAGTCCGTTTTTGGACCGGCAACCCACGGCGATACGGACGGCCCTGTGGTGCACAAGCACGATGATTTCGAGACCGCTTCCGAGGCGGATCTGAAGAACTTCGACGTCGAGACCGACTCTGAGGGCCATCACTACGCAGTCCGGAACAATGATCCCGGGCCAACCAGCACCGACTACAGCCTTTAAAAAGGCGTGAGATGCCGAAGGGCCGGACCGCGAACTCCGGCCCTTCCTTACGTGCAGACCGGCACGGCGCCTTGACCCTGATTCCCTTACAGTGCCACTGTTGAGCAACTAATCAGCATGCTTATTATGTGAGTAGTACGGTAAATGCTGGTCTACAGAGGGGGCCTTCCATGAGTTTCCAAGATGATGCAGCAAGCGTACCGAACAGCTCCGCCCGTCCGGATCGAGGTAGTTCCGAGCGCCGGAAACCAGTAACCCCGACGCCCTCGTCAGGCCACGACAGGCCAACCCGCACCGCCGCCCTGTGGGTGGCAGTAGCCGTTGGTTTGGTGGTCCTGGTGATGCTCATCGTGTTCTTCGTCCAAAACCAGGACATGATCACGGTCCGGTTCTTTGGGCTGGAGGGGACGCTCGCACTCGGCACCACGCTGTTCATAGCGGCTGTAGGTGGCGGCGTGCTGGTGGCGCTCGCAGGAGGCGCCCGCATCCTTCAGCTGAGGATGAGCAACCACCGCCGCAAAAAGGCCGTTGGTGGGCCGGGCGTGGCCCCTTAGACCTGTTAATTGCGGAAGGACCGGAGCGCTTGCTCCGGTCCTTCCGCAATTTAATCCCGACGGCGGCACTCCCTGACGATGTTAAGTCCGCCGGGGTGTTGTGTCGTCTTAGCCTTCGCAGTCAGTGCAGTAGGCGACGCCATCTTTTTCGCGTGCGATCTGCGAGCGGTGGCGAACCAGGAAGCAGGAGTGACAAGTGAACTCGTCGTTTGCCTGCGGAATGACCTGGATGACCAGTTCTTCGGCGACGATTTCGCCGCCGGGGCCGTTGGCGTCGAGGCCATCGGTTTCGTCCAGTTCAAGCACGACACTCTTGGCCGTGGGAGCGCTGGCGGACTGGAGAGCCTGGAGGGACTGCTCCTGGTTCTCTTTTACATCGGTACGGAGTTCGTCGTAATCGGCTGCCACTTTTTAATGCCTCTTCGTGTTAGGGGGTTACCGGGTATGCAACGTACAGCATGCCACGAAAATTCCATACCATACCCCAGTTCTACAGCTTGTGGCGAAAACCACGTGGGTGGCGGCCAAAAAAATCCGCCACCCACGGTCATTTCGCCTCTGTGTTACCGAAGTTCTATGTCCAGAGATTGGAAGTCGTCGGCCGCGTGTCGACCTACAAGCAGGCGGAACGTGCCCTGCTCAAACTGCCACCCGCCGTCGTAATGTGCAAACGCTTTGGCCGGGATGCGTATTTCCACACTCTCGGTGCCAGCGGGGGCGAGGTGCGCTCCCGCATAGCCAGCGAGCCAGCGGACCGGGCGTTCAACCGCGGATTCAGTGCGCTCGACGTAGACCTGCACCACTTCGCGGCCAGTGCGTGTGCCGGTGTTCTTGACCGGCACATGGACCACAAGATCCTTTCCTGCGGTCACCGCCTGGGGTGCGTGGGCTTTGCCGAATTCAAACGTTGTGTAGC
This genomic interval from Paenarthrobacter aurescens TC1 contains the following:
- the mmsB gene encoding 3-hydroxyisobutyrate dehydrogenase (identified by match to protein family HMM PF03446; match to protein family HMM PF03807), translated to MRLDMTATTHVSATETQLLTPGTARIGFIGLGNMGSGMTRNLQAAGFHLVVNDVRKESAAELLANGAEWAEDAAAVAAGSDVVITMLPTPKHVETVAMGPGGILAGMPDGGTWVDMSTSVPEVANRVREAGSVRGIRVLDAPVSGMSVGAANGMLQIFVGGEPADVERLRPVFEAMGDPERILHVGGHGAGYAVKLMINQLWFSHLVATAEVLSTGVKAGVDLEVLRQALIASPANSNFVQNDVLSILNHGDYDEGFAIALACKDLGLSVDLARSVGVPMELSGLVEQLYRRAKALYGDKAGEMTPVKLYEDAIGIQLRTPVQASGSATEGA
- a CDS encoding NAD(P)-dependent methanol dehydrogenase (identified by match to protein family HMM PF00465); this translates as MQTRMQIHAELASTELTLDPKPTAYFGRGRVVEIGGIVAALGAKSALIVTDPFLATTDVVAAVRESLEAAGLSVSVFDGVTPNPTTTCVDAGSDQAAASGVDVLVPVGGGSSMDAAKGISLGAVNPARGAGLDYSNHFENPALPIVAVPTTAGTGAEVNAFGVVTDVEAHRKFYVGHESALPKAAVLDPELTLGLPPKATAATGMDALTHAIESYSSIRQNPYSDGIALQVVSMVAEFLPRAVADGSDIEARSQLLLASHIAGVGFSHTGLGLVHAIAHPLGGRFNIPHGLALCLVIEDVLRLNLRNRLDRTARLAFALGVGDTAATVEQNADAAVEAVATLAREVGMTARLTDFGVTEADLDSLVEDTLADSVINNTPVPPTAVEIRTILEKAL
- a CDS encoding putative succinate-semialdehyde dehydrogenase (identified by match to protein family HMM PF00171), encoding MENTLTFDTSALTGAERTFVESLPTQLYIDGQWTDASDGGTSVVEDPSTGAVLTRIADATPADGHRALEAAARVQESWAATPPRERGEILRRAFELVTARAEDFALAMTLEMGKPLAESRGEVAYGAEFLRWFSEEAVRVSGRYSTAPDGKSRLLVTKRPVGPCLFITPWNFPLAMATRKIAPAIAAGCTMVLKPANLTPLTALLFTRVLEEAGLPAGVLNVIPTTRPGDVTGPLIRDSRLRKLSFTGSTGVGQQLIADSAHQVLRTSMELGGNAPFLVFEDADLDAAIDGAMVAKLRNMGEACTAANRFIVHESLASEFSERLAERMSSLVLGRGSADGTNIGPLIDAKSRAKVDELVTDAVDCGATVLTGGAPSDGEGYFYPPTVLTNVPASARILHEEVFGPVAPVVSFSTEDEAIALANDTEYGLVAYAYTRDLNRGIRLSEKVDVGMFGLNTGIVSNPAAPFGGVKQSGLGREGGTEGIEEFLETRYIGIADPS
- a CDS encoding oxidoreductase, short-chain dehydrogenase/reductase family (identified by match to protein family HMM PF00106) — protein: MLRLLVTGGTSGIGAALVRESLRAGHSVFATGRDPVKLAAFLETCSGLGHVGGVVADAGDWEQTRDAVSAAHEFLGGIDVAVANAGFSAAGDLSDGDPDQWRHMVLTNVYGPAILAKAALPQLLENRGHMVLIGSTAGRKVYPGNLYTATKWAVTGYAESLRQQLVGTGVRVLHIAPGHVDTPLWKEAPDALIPPESVAGTMLWALTQPPGVDVSEVMVRATGQAF
- a CDS encoding hypothetical protein (identified by Glimmer2; putative), whose translation is MGRRMEGFVHVTERLQSVFGPATHGDTDGPVVHKHDDFETASEADLKNFDVETDSEGHHYAVRNNDPGPTSTDYSL
- a CDS encoding hypothetical protein (identified by Glimmer2; putative), whose product is MSFQDDAASVPNSSARPDRGSSERRKPVTPTPSSGHDRPTRTAALWVAVAVGLVVLVMLIVFFVQNQDMITVRFFGLEGTLALGTTLFIAAVGGGVLVALAGGARILQLRMSNHRRKKAVGGPGVAP